GAGGATGCAATCGCGTCTATAGAGAACCGAAGAATACGGCTCCCTGTCAAAGACATCAATCAGCGAATGCGACGTTTATCCGACGTTCAGGATGAGCTTTTCAAGCGTTTGCCTGATTTTTTGACAGGTGGTGTGTATGGAAGTCCATTAGAAGCTTTTGACAGGATGGTGGGTTTGAAGGATGTAAAGACATACATTCGCAGGTACTACCATTTTCTTAAATATCAGCAAAGAAGGAAAAGCTTTGGTTTTTCCATGGTCGACGAACCGGGTCTGCACATGATTATTACTGGTAATCCAGGAACAGGAAAAACCACGATGGCACGCCTGCTCGCTGATATTTATCATGAACTGGGGATTCTTGAAACGAAAGAGGTAGTGGAAGTAAACCGCTCCCATTTAGTAGGATCTTACGTTGGACAAAGTGAAGAGAACACGATGAATTATGTGAAACAAGCCATCGGAGGAGTACTGTTTATTGATGAAGCCTATACACTCCGCAGGGAAGGACAGACAGGAAACGACTACGGTCAAGCCGTCATTGATACGCTCGTCTCTGCTATGACAAGCAAAGAATATGGTGGGAAGTTTGCGGTGATTCTTGCTGGTTATCCGGAGGAAATGCGGCAATTCCTATGGTCCAATCCCGGATTACGCAGTAGATTTCCGGAACAGAATCAAATGGAGCTGCCGGATTATCAGATGGACGAACTCATCACGATTGCCGAAGAAACCGCGCTAGATAACGATTTCTTTTTCACAGAAGCAGCTCGAAATGAATTTGTCTCTTTAATTGAAAGAGAGAGGGTCGATGATTCGTTCGGGAATGCACGGACGGTGAAAAATCTCGTTTTGAAAACCGTTTTCCAAAAAGGTGCGAAAGAAGCGGAGAGAGACAAGCACCACTGGCTTGATCATATGAGAATTGACTTGGATGATTTGGATGTAGAGGAATCTTCTGATACCAGCGAACATTCCCCGATGAAGCGCCTTGATTCCTTAATTGGACTTCACAATGTCAAAGAGGAAGTGCGTAAGCTTTCTTCCTTCGTACAAGCGCAGCAAAAACGGAAAGAACAAGGATACCCGGTTGTACCGATTCAGCTTCATTCCGTCTTCTCTGGTAACCCGGGAACAGGAAAAACGACGGTGGCTGATATTTATGCAGGGGTCCTTAAAGAATGCGGCTTACTTAAGCGCGGCCACATGGTCGTCGTTTCGAGAAGTGATCTGGTAGCAGGTTATGTCGGGCAAACCGCTATAAAAACGAAGCGTAAGATCAGAGAAGCTCTCGGAGGCGTACTGTTTATCGATGAAGCCTATTCCTTATATAATGGTGGGCGTGACGAATTCGGAAAAGAATCAATCGAGACACTCGTCGACGAAATGACGAAGCACAATGAAAACTTAGTGGTCATTTTAGCAGGGTATGAGAAGGAAATGGAACAATTGGTTGACAGCAACCCAGGGTTATCATCCCGATTCAAAAAGTATTTTCGTTTTCCTGATTACGCGGAACAGGAACTGCTGCAGATGACACACTATCAATCGGCTCAATACGGCTATCATTTCAATGAATGGACGGAGTCATTTCTTCTTGAGAAGTTCACCGATCATTCTATTCAGGGGAATGGAAGATTTATTCACAATCTAGTCAACGAAGCCATCCAGTTTCAGGCCATCAGGATTCTGGAAGTGGAAGAAGCGGATATGAATGTATTAGAGCTTAATGATTTTGAGAAAGCTTGGAATATGGTACGGAGGGAGTCGTAACGATGAAAATAGTAGAAACGCCGATACAGGTAAGGTATCAGGAAACAGATATGATGGGGGTTGTCTATCATGCAAACTACCTTGTGTGGTTTGAAATCGGCAGGACGAGTTTCATCGAGGGGATCGGTTTCAATTACGCGGAAATAGAGAAGCAAGGAGTCGTTTCTCCTGTCATCGATGCGAATATCAGCTTTAAGAATCCAGTCCGCTACGGAGATGATGTCAAAGTGCGCACATGGATAGCTGCCTACGACGGTCTTCGCGTATCCTATGGCTATGAAGTGGTGCATGCAGACGGGACCCTTGCCGTTTCCGGTGAAACCAAGCACGTTATCGTAAAGAGT
This sequence is a window from Bacillus sp. SB49. Protein-coding genes within it:
- a CDS encoding AAA family ATPase is translated as MLDKLRQWSDIEDQPPISETEALRYLNENELQDKELQALLYAALAYHRIQRHDGKDALAEQFIDEARVMEGNHPLIHDLYESQLLLHAYKLLRDTPFEQWSLHETDHDSAKAKKARVIYEDIKELRETWDGDLAEKTILNASTRMKIYQEVYQELTDLETMLEDAIASIENRRIRLPVKDINQRMRRLSDVQDELFKRLPDFLTGGVYGSPLEAFDRMVGLKDVKTYIRRYYHFLKYQQRRKSFGFSMVDEPGLHMIITGNPGTGKTTMARLLADIYHELGILETKEVVEVNRSHLVGSYVGQSEENTMNYVKQAIGGVLFIDEAYTLRREGQTGNDYGQAVIDTLVSAMTSKEYGGKFAVILAGYPEEMRQFLWSNPGLRSRFPEQNQMELPDYQMDELITIAEETALDNDFFFTEAARNEFVSLIERERVDDSFGNARTVKNLVLKTVFQKGAKEAERDKHHWLDHMRIDLDDLDVEESSDTSEHSPMKRLDSLIGLHNVKEEVRKLSSFVQAQQKRKEQGYPVVPIQLHSVFSGNPGTGKTTVADIYAGVLKECGLLKRGHMVVVSRSDLVAGYVGQTAIKTKRKIREALGGVLFIDEAYSLYNGGRDEFGKESIETLVDEMTKHNENLVVILAGYEKEMEQLVDSNPGLSSRFKKYFRFPDYAEQELLQMTHYQSAQYGYHFNEWTESFLLEKFTDHSIQGNGRFIHNLVNEAIQFQAIRILEVEEADMNVLELNDFEKAWNMVRRES
- a CDS encoding acyl-CoA thioesterase; translation: MKIVETPIQVRYQETDMMGVVYHANYLVWFEIGRTSFIEGIGFNYAEIEKQGVVSPVIDANISFKNPVRYGDDVKVRTWIAAYDGLRVSYGYEVVHADGTLAVSGETKHVIVKSENFRPVSIRRRFPDWHDAYVNAMEPSS